In Candidatus Kaistella beijingensis, a genomic segment contains:
- a CDS encoding SusC/RagA family TonB-linked outer membrane protein, translated as MKSNTIKVTCIAALFFLGIGVSAQKNDTLTREKKIEEVVMIGYGTAKKSDLTGSVATVNAASLKAVPVSNVAEALTGKVAGLTVTTTEGSPDAEISLRVRGGGSVTQDSSPLIIVDGFPVNSMSDVSPSDIENVSILKDASSTAIYGSRGSNGVILITTKSGRTGKVTGQFNSYMGFRSLANKIDVLSPYDYAKWQYENALLLNNVSTGYNPYFLPFNRIGEYKSYTPIDWQERIYGRTGTTNSNDFSLRGGSESTSFSLNLANILEEGIMIGSKFRRDNISFNVKNKPKSNLDLSLTLRYSGSKIEGSGANDQKEFSSADARLRHSVGYSPIDIPALTTDDTDDAVAGYLVNPYLAVEDNNRKQDRKLYSIQAGLGWTPIKNLRFQTNIGTDFNRYKDYRFYGRSTYYVQNIPSVENQGKPALIFSNREDQSFRIANTLNYDFKQFVGDKHSLKVMVGQEFINTQQNILTNTVHGYPKLFSFDDAMNLSSQGKPQSVDNFYFADDRLLSFFSRLNYEFANKYLLTATIRGDASSKFLGDNKWGYFPSVALGWKVNAENFLNDVSWLNLLKLRASYGEAGNNNILSDQTKQLFQSTANSWINNVFNYWSPSKLMANPDLKWETTVAQNVGLDYELFDRRVSGTFEVYKNLNKDLLILFPTTGTGYDAQFRNMGEVQNKGIEASLSVDALKKDDYSLNFAFNISMNQNKINSLGDGMTNFRDFTNWTSSASVGTDFIVEVGQPVGLMYGFKSAGRYEVSDFDYNSTTGTYTLKAGVPSASSVVGAIVPGSMKLQDINGDGKVDIEDRTIIGNPNPKHTGGFNINATFKNFDLGAAFNWSYGNDVYNANKIEFSTSPQSSPAGQYRNLSTVMADGVRWTNIDASGNLVTDPTALAALNANTTMWSPYQARYVFSDWAVEDGSFLRLNTVTLGYTLPESFVRSINLSKIRLYASAYNVFVWTKYSGLDPEVSTRRARPTTPGVDYSPYPKSRQVVFGLNFNF; from the coding sequence ATGAAAAGCAATACAATTAAAGTGACCTGCATTGCAGCTCTATTTTTTCTGGGAATTGGAGTAAGTGCGCAAAAAAATGACACTTTAACCCGAGAGAAAAAAATCGAGGAAGTGGTGATGATCGGTTATGGTACCGCTAAAAAAAGTGATTTAACGGGATCGGTTGCAACTGTAAATGCAGCTTCTTTAAAAGCGGTTCCGGTATCCAACGTAGCAGAGGCACTCACTGGAAAAGTTGCAGGACTTACCGTAACTACAACCGAAGGTTCACCAGATGCTGAAATTAGTCTTCGTGTTCGTGGTGGCGGTTCTGTGACACAGGACAGTTCGCCATTAATTATTGTGGACGGATTTCCTGTGAACAGCATGAGCGATGTTTCGCCTTCGGATATTGAAAATGTGTCAATCCTTAAAGATGCATCTTCTACCGCAATTTACGGTTCCAGAGGATCAAACGGGGTAATTTTAATTACTACGAAAAGTGGTAGAACGGGCAAAGTAACGGGACAGTTCAATTCGTACATGGGTTTCCGATCTTTGGCTAACAAGATTGATGTTCTTTCTCCTTATGACTATGCAAAATGGCAGTATGAAAATGCTTTGCTTTTAAATAATGTCTCGACTGGTTACAATCCCTATTTCTTGCCTTTCAACAGAATCGGGGAATATAAATCTTATACACCCATCGATTGGCAGGAGAGAATTTATGGAAGAACAGGAACAACCAACAGCAACGACTTCAGTTTACGAGGAGGTTCTGAAAGTACAAGTTTCAGCTTAAATCTTGCTAATATTTTGGAAGAAGGAATCATGATTGGCTCTAAATTCAGAAGAGACAATATTTCGTTCAACGTTAAAAACAAGCCTAAAAGCAATCTAGACCTTTCATTGACTTTACGTTATTCAGGCTCTAAAATTGAAGGTAGTGGAGCGAACGATCAAAAAGAATTCTCATCTGCCGATGCGCGTTTGCGACACAGTGTAGGTTATTCGCCAATTGATATTCCTGCATTAACCACTGATGATACCGATGATGCTGTTGCAGGATATTTGGTAAATCCTTATTTGGCGGTGGAAGATAATAACAGAAAGCAAGATCGAAAATTATACAGCATTCAGGCTGGTTTAGGTTGGACTCCGATTAAAAATTTGAGGTTCCAAACCAATATCGGGACTGATTTTAATCGTTACAAAGATTACCGTTTCTACGGAAGATCAACTTATTATGTACAAAACATTCCTTCGGTAGAAAATCAGGGAAAACCTGCATTGATTTTTAGCAATCGTGAAGACCAGAGTTTCAGAATTGCCAATACTTTAAACTATGATTTCAAACAGTTTGTAGGCGATAAACATTCCTTAAAGGTAATGGTGGGTCAGGAATTCATCAATACCCAACAAAATATTTTAACAAATACCGTTCATGGTTATCCGAAGTTGTTTTCTTTCGATGATGCAATGAATTTAAGTTCCCAGGGAAAACCACAATCTGTTGATAATTTCTACTTTGCCGATGACCGTTTGCTTTCATTTTTCAGCCGTTTGAATTATGAATTTGCCAACAAATATCTTTTAACCGCAACGATTAGAGGAGATGCTTCCAGTAAGTTCCTTGGTGATAATAAGTGGGGATATTTTCCGTCTGTAGCATTGGGTTGGAAGGTGAATGCAGAAAACTTCCTTAATGATGTTTCCTGGTTGAATTTATTAAAATTGAGGGCCAGTTATGGTGAGGCAGGAAATAATAATATCCTTTCAGACCAAACTAAACAATTGTTCCAGTCTACTGCCAATTCTTGGATTAATAATGTGTTTAATTATTGGTCTCCATCAAAACTCATGGCGAACCCGGATTTGAAATGGGAAACAACAGTTGCGCAAAATGTTGGTTTGGATTATGAATTATTCGACCGAAGAGTTTCCGGAACTTTTGAAGTTTATAAAAACCTGAATAAAGACTTATTAATTCTTTTCCCAACCACAGGAACTGGCTATGATGCACAGTTCAGAAATATGGGTGAAGTTCAGAACAAGGGAATTGAAGCTTCATTAAGTGTGGATGCGTTGAAAAAAGATGATTACTCCTTAAATTTTGCCTTCAATATCTCTATGAATCAGAATAAAATTAATTCTTTGGGAGACGGAATGACCAACTTTAGAGATTTTACCAACTGGACTTCTTCAGCTTCTGTGGGAACCGACTTTATCGTGGAAGTAGGTCAGCCAGTAGGTTTGATGTATGGTTTCAAGAGTGCAGGAAGATATGAAGTTTCTGATTTCGATTACAACAGTACAACAGGAACTTATACCCTTAAAGCTGGAGTCCCAAGTGCTTCATCCGTTGTGGGAGCAATTGTTCCAGGATCTATGAAACTTCAGGATATCAATGGTGATGGTAAAGTAGATATTGAAGACCGTACCATCATTGGTAACCCAAATCCAAAACATACAGGAGGATTTAACATCAATGCAACTTTCAAAAATTTTGATCTGGGAGCAGCATTCAACTGGAGCTACGGAAATGATGTTTACAACGCTAATAAGATTGAATTCTCAACTTCTCCACAATCTTCACCTGCGGGACAATACAGAAATTTATCAACGGTAATGGCAGATGGAGTTAGATGGACCAATATTGATGCTTCGGGTAATCTGGTAACTGATCCAACGGCACTTGCAGCATTAAACGCCAATACAACCATGTGGTCTCCATACCAGGCAAGATATGTTTTCAGTGATTGGGCAGTGGAAGACGGCTCATTCTTAAGACTGAACACCGTGACTTTAGGCTACACTTTGCCGGAATCGTTTGTAAGAAGCATTAACCTTTCTAAAATTAGACTATATGCAAGTGCTTACAATGTCTTTGTTTGGACGAAATACTCCGGGTTAGATCCTGAAGTTTCGACAAGACGAGCACGTCCTACAACTCCAGGTGTAGATTATTCACCGTATCCAAAAAGCAGACAGGTTGTTTTCGGTTTAAACTTTAACTTCTAA
- a CDS encoding glycoside hydrolase family 28 protein, which translates to MKNCFTRFMFGKSRLFLFALVSAWGFFNACNAQKASVSEQSFTESFPMERMLKLEKSIKEPKFRNATYNIRDFGAVADGKTMNTEFIKKAIQKCSQEGGGKVVVPAGKFLTGPIHLENNVNLHLEDGAEVLFSTNPKDFYPLVHTSFEGMELMNYSPLIYAKGKKNIAVTGKGTLNGQASVDNWWTWKGSTEYGFVKGMPSQLDPQNLPLLMEMADKNVPIAKRVFGDGKYLRPNFIEPFECENVLIQGVNIINAPFWILHPIKSKNVIVDGVNINSHGPNNDGCDPEYSQNVLIKNSIFNTGDDCIAIKAGRDEEGRRVGIMTENVIVRDCKMIDGHGGVVIGSEMSAGVKNVFVYNNHMDSPELDRAIRLKTNKVRGGVVDGLYVKNITVGEVKEAVLHITMNYKDYSNRVGIAIPQIRNILMEDIKVKNGGKFAVFAEGLEESHIKNITFKNVTIDKVKSNFNVKFVENLKLINTTINGLKTEYNQNHKN; encoded by the coding sequence ATGAAGAATTGTTTCACTCGTTTTATGTTTGGTAAATCAAGACTGTTTCTTTTTGCACTTGTTTCTGCATGGGGATTTTTTAATGCTTGTAATGCGCAAAAAGCATCAGTTTCCGAGCAATCTTTTACGGAAAGTTTCCCAATGGAACGTATGCTGAAATTGGAAAAATCCATCAAAGAACCCAAATTTCGTAATGCAACTTACAATATTCGGGATTTTGGAGCGGTTGCAGATGGAAAAACAATGAACACGGAATTTATTAAAAAAGCGATCCAAAAATGTTCACAAGAAGGTGGCGGAAAAGTGGTCGTTCCTGCAGGAAAGTTTTTGACAGGACCGATTCACTTAGAAAATAATGTAAATCTACATTTGGAAGATGGAGCAGAGGTTTTATTCAGCACCAATCCAAAAGATTTTTATCCTTTAGTTCACACTTCTTTTGAAGGAATGGAATTGATGAATTATTCTCCGCTTATTTATGCTAAAGGCAAAAAGAATATCGCTGTTACCGGAAAAGGAACTTTGAATGGACAAGCAAGTGTTGATAACTGGTGGACTTGGAAAGGAAGCACAGAATACGGTTTCGTAAAAGGAATGCCAAGTCAGCTCGATCCGCAGAATCTTCCTTTATTAATGGAAATGGCTGATAAAAATGTTCCAATTGCTAAGAGAGTTTTCGGGGACGGAAAATATTTGAGACCTAACTTCATTGAGCCTTTTGAATGCGAAAATGTTTTAATTCAGGGAGTTAACATCATCAATGCACCGTTTTGGATTCTTCATCCCATTAAAAGCAAAAATGTAATTGTGGATGGTGTCAATATCAACAGTCATGGTCCAAACAATGATGGTTGTGATCCGGAATATTCGCAAAACGTTTTAATTAAAAATTCGATTTTTAATACAGGTGATGACTGTATCGCTATAAAAGCCGGTCGTGATGAAGAAGGTAGAAGGGTAGGAATTATGACAGAAAATGTCATCGTTCGCGACTGTAAAATGATCGACGGACACGGTGGAGTTGTCATCGGAAGTGAAATGTCTGCAGGTGTAAAAAATGTATTCGTATATAACAATCACATGGACTCTCCTGAACTAGACAGAGCAATTCGTTTAAAGACCAACAAAGTAAGAGGTGGAGTTGTGGATGGACTTTACGTAAAGAATATCACAGTAGGAGAAGTTAAAGAAGCGGTTCTTCACATCACGATGAATTATAAAGATTATTCAAACAGGGTTGGAATCGCCATTCCGCAAATCAGAAATATTTTGATGGAAGATATTAAAGTGAAAAACGGAGGCAAGTTCGCAGTTTTTGCAGAAGGTTTGGAAGAATCCCATATCAAGAACATTACTTTCAAAAATGTAACGATTGACAAAGTGAAAAGCAATTTTAACGTGAAGTTCGTTGAAAACTTAAAGTTGATCAATACAACAATCAACGGTCTGAAAACCGAATACAATCAGAATCATAAAAATTAA
- a CDS encoding LacI family DNA-binding transcriptional regulator yields the protein MNNKVTIYDIAEKLNITAATVSRALNGNPNISEKTRETVLAAAKEMNYKQNKLALALKSGKSNHIGVIVPRINTNFFGSVIRGIEEELNAKGYNIIICQSHNDEEMEAKNIETLIDSHVDAIFISSSSKSSASLQKVLDEKIPLIFFDRRKIMNNVSSVTIDDFAGGYMATKHLIDSGCRKIAHIISGPIELEIFKERHRGYQQALEDHNIDYRKDYVLRTNSSIEEGKRAVEILFSLNEKPDAIFSASDFVALGAIQELQKRGIKVPDEVSVIGFANEPFTDFLELSISTIDQFPLEMGRTVARVYLNQETGDEAGGNVQKKVVLQPKLIARKSTRN from the coding sequence ATGAACAACAAGGTCACCATCTACGACATTGCAGAAAAACTGAACATTACCGCTGCAACTGTTTCCAGAGCACTCAACGGAAATCCAAACATCAGCGAAAAAACTCGCGAAACCGTTCTCGCTGCTGCAAAGGAGATGAATTACAAGCAGAACAAATTAGCATTGGCTTTAAAAAGTGGAAAAAGCAACCATATCGGTGTAATCGTTCCCAGGATCAACACCAACTTTTTTGGTTCTGTAATTCGCGGCATCGAAGAAGAGCTTAATGCAAAAGGTTACAATATCATTATTTGCCAAAGCCACAACGACGAAGAAATGGAAGCGAAAAACATTGAAACCCTTATTGATTCTCACGTTGACGCTATTTTCATTTCATCTTCAAGTAAAAGTTCGGCGTCTTTGCAAAAAGTTTTAGACGAGAAAATTCCGCTCATATTTTTTGACCGTAGAAAAATCATGAACAATGTAAGTTCAGTAACCATCGATGATTTTGCAGGTGGTTACATGGCGACAAAACATTTAATTGATTCAGGTTGCAGAAAAATTGCACATATTATTTCAGGTCCAATCGAATTAGAAATCTTCAAAGAGCGTCACAGAGGTTATCAACAGGCTCTCGAAGATCATAATATCGATTACAGAAAAGATTATGTTTTAAGAACAAACAGTAGCATTGAAGAAGGAAAAAGAGCTGTAGAAATATTATTTAGTTTGAATGAAAAACCGGACGCTATATTTTCAGCATCAGATTTTGTTGCATTAGGCGCAATTCAGGAATTACAGAAAAGAGGAATTAAAGTTCCCGACGAAGTTTCTGTCATTGGTTTCGCAAACGAACCTTTCACCGATTTTCTTGAACTTTCGATCAGTACCATCGACCAGTTTCCTTTGGAAATGGGACGTACCGTGGCGAGAGTTTACCTGAATCAAGAAACGGGTGATGAAGCTGGCGGAAATGTTCAGAAAAAAGTGGTGCTTCAACCGAAATTGATTGCAAGAAAATCCACGAGAAATTAA
- a CDS encoding HigA family addiction module antitoxin has product MKNIELGIKHNTHPGEILSELVLKHHQLTVEKASQLRGVSRPNLSNIVNGKSAISPKMAIRISKVFGGTPNVWVSLQTAYDLRKAEQEFEDENIQLEKFVVV; this is encoded by the coding sequence ATGAAAAATATAGAACTAGGAATAAAACATAATACGCATCCCGGAGAAATTCTTTCCGAATTAGTTTTGAAGCATCATCAGTTAACTGTGGAAAAAGCATCGCAACTTCGAGGTGTTTCACGTCCAAATCTTTCAAATATTGTTAATGGAAAAAGTGCAATCAGTCCTAAAATGGCGATTAGAATTTCGAAAGTTTTTGGTGGAACTCCGAACGTTTGGGTCAGTTTACAAACTGCCTATGATTTAAGAAAGGCTGAACAAGAGTTTGAAGATGAAAACATACAACTCGAAAAGTTTGTAGTGGTTTAA
- a CDS encoding type II toxin-antitoxin system RelE/ParE family toxin → MVNKIRLISDLLDSVEVVPQDFELFKSLRIHPLKGDLNGFWSVDVKGNYRIIFKFEDKMPLISI, encoded by the coding sequence ATGGTTAATAAGATTAGATTAATCTCAGATTTACTGGACAGCGTGGAAGTAGTTCCGCAAGACTTTGAACTGTTTAAAAGTTTGAGAATACATCCTTTGAAAGGCGACTTAAATGGATTTTGGTCTGTGGATGTTAAAGGAAACTATCGAATTATTTTTAAGTTTGAAGATAAAATGCCTTTGATATCGATTTAG
- a CDS encoding UxaA family hydrolase, whose translation MENKLIKVNPHDNVLVALADVKKGEIQRFEGTDYVALTDVQAKHKMAENDFEVGDPITMYGVLVGKAVQPIKKGEVLTTENVKHQSEKATKKTGELGWTVPNVDRWKDRTFMGYHRNDGQVGVKNIWLFFPLVFCENKNVEKLEAVFKELMPKKEDPHKAYLRSLLGGTEQEPKPETREDNFFDNIELKFLRHEGGCGGIRQDSDLLAKLFAGYVNNPNVAGATVLSLGCQNLQVQIFKDALKNMNPNLDKEVLTFEQQQIGTTDEMMQLIIKDSFEAIKRANKIERKPAPISKLTIGLECGGSDGFSGISANPALGVVSDIFAALDGKTILAEFPELCGVEQELMNRCVNEQDADKFIGLMQDFEKAVVAAGSGFDMNPSPGNIKDGLITDAMKSAGAAKKGGTSPVVDVLDYGEYVSKPGLTLLNTPGNDAECTTGLVGAGAQIVLFTTGLGNPMGNPIAPVVKISSNTGVAERMHDIIDVNAGTVITGEKSIQEVGEEIVDYIIDLASGNVKTKADILKQDVFIPWKRGAVSL comes from the coding sequence ATGGAAAATAAACTCATAAAAGTAAATCCCCACGACAATGTTTTGGTTGCTTTGGCAGACGTGAAAAAAGGGGAAATTCAAAGATTTGAAGGAACAGATTATGTCGCGTTAACCGATGTTCAGGCCAAACACAAAATGGCGGAAAACGATTTCGAAGTGGGCGATCCAATAACAATGTACGGAGTTTTGGTTGGAAAAGCAGTGCAGCCTATAAAAAAAGGAGAAGTTTTGACGACCGAAAACGTAAAGCATCAAAGCGAAAAAGCAACAAAAAAAACAGGAGAACTTGGTTGGACTGTTCCCAATGTTGACCGATGGAAAGACAGAACTTTCATGGGCTATCACCGAAATGACGGACAAGTTGGCGTGAAAAATATATGGTTATTTTTCCCGTTGGTTTTCTGCGAAAATAAAAATGTGGAGAAATTGGAGGCTGTTTTCAAAGAATTGATGCCGAAAAAAGAAGATCCACACAAAGCCTATTTACGCTCACTTCTTGGTGGAACTGAACAAGAACCAAAACCTGAAACAAGAGAAGATAACTTCTTCGACAATATTGAACTGAAATTCCTTCGTCACGAAGGCGGTTGCGGCGGAATTCGTCAGGATTCTGATTTGTTGGCGAAACTTTTCGCAGGTTATGTAAACAATCCTAATGTGGCAGGAGCAACGGTTTTGAGTTTGGGTTGTCAAAATCTTCAGGTTCAAATTTTCAAAGATGCTCTGAAGAACATGAATCCAAATTTGGATAAAGAAGTCTTGACTTTTGAGCAGCAACAAATTGGAACGACAGATGAAATGATGCAGTTAATCATCAAAGATTCTTTTGAAGCCATAAAACGAGCCAATAAAATTGAAAGAAAACCTGCACCTATTTCCAAATTGACGATTGGTTTGGAATGTGGCGGTTCAGACGGATTTTCAGGAATCTCTGCAAATCCTGCATTGGGAGTGGTTTCTGATATTTTTGCGGCTTTGGACGGAAAAACCATTTTAGCGGAATTCCCTGAACTTTGCGGAGTTGAACAGGAATTGATGAACCGTTGCGTAAACGAACAAGATGCAGACAAATTCATCGGTTTGATGCAGGATTTCGAGAAAGCCGTAGTTGCAGCAGGTTCAGGTTTCGACATGAATCCAAGTCCGGGAAATATCAAAGACGGTTTGATTACGGACGCGATGAAATCTGCAGGTGCAGCAAAAAAAGGCGGAACTTCACCGGTTGTTGATGTACTCGATTACGGTGAATACGTTTCAAAACCAGGTCTCACTTTACTGAACACACCAGGAAATGATGCAGAATGTACCACAGGATTGGTTGGAGCAGGTGCGCAGATTGTTTTATTCACCACAGGTTTAGGAAATCCGATGGGGAACCCCATTGCACCCGTTGTGAAAATTTCTTCAAACACGGGAGTTGCAGAAAGAATGCACGACATCATCGACGTGAACGCGGGAACCGTGATTACAGGCGAAAAATCAATTCAGGAAGTAGGAGAGGAAATCGTAGATTACATCATCGATTTGGCAAGTGGAAACGTGAAGACCAAAGCAGATATTTTGAAGCAGGATGTTTTTATTCCTTGGAAAAGAGGAGCGGTTTCGCTGTAA
- a CDS encoding tagaturonate reductase: MDTQINNKLKLNRENFGGGKTYPIKVLQFGEGNFLRAFVDFAFHKLNKEMDFNAGVAVVQPLPGGMVEMLDEQDAMYTVFLNGVKNGNKIQEIHLVDNIVKTINPYKNFQTLLDVAKLDSLEFIISNTTEAGIELVETDVLSEECPKSYPAKVAAVLYERYKHFNGDRSKGLTIIPCELINYNADTLKSILLQYCELWNLEKDFADWINEACAFHNTLVDRIVPGYPREEAEEFGNRIDYQDKFMVAAEPFFLWVIEGDDQLKAKLPFDKINLDVKIVKDMQPYRNRKVRILNGVHTAMVPFSLMYGNELVQETVENPFTMNYVSEIAFNEIVPTLDMDKKELKDFTEEVLDRFRNPFIRHQLSDIALNSVSKFKVRVLPTILEYFEQNGKLPYHLVFGFACLIRFYGKEWNGKSLPVKDSADVVQKMNKAWSNPSLEQTVEEVLGNEEFWGENLNSVNGLNEAITFAIKNIDEKGIEKGYQDYIKHFS, encoded by the coding sequence ATGGACACTCAAATCAATAATAAGCTTAAACTGAACCGCGAAAATTTTGGCGGCGGTAAAACATACCCCATCAAAGTTCTTCAGTTCGGGGAAGGAAATTTCCTTCGTGCATTCGTAGATTTTGCTTTTCACAAACTGAATAAAGAAATGGATTTCAACGCAGGAGTTGCAGTAGTTCAGCCACTTCCGGGAGGAATGGTGGAAATGCTCGACGAACAGGATGCAATGTACACCGTTTTCCTAAATGGCGTAAAAAACGGAAATAAAATTCAGGAAATTCATCTGGTGGACAATATTGTTAAAACCATCAATCCTTATAAAAATTTCCAAACACTTCTCGATGTGGCGAAGTTGGATTCTTTGGAATTCATCATTTCCAATACGACAGAAGCAGGAATTGAATTAGTGGAAACCGATGTGCTCTCAGAGGAATGTCCGAAATCTTATCCCGCAAAAGTTGCCGCAGTTTTGTATGAAAGATACAAACATTTCAACGGTGACCGAAGCAAAGGTTTGACAATTATTCCGTGCGAGCTTATCAATTACAATGCAGATACATTAAAATCGATTTTGTTGCAATATTGTGAGTTGTGGAATTTGGAAAAAGATTTCGCTGATTGGATTAACGAAGCCTGCGCTTTTCACAATACTTTGGTGGACAGAATTGTTCCGGGTTATCCGAGAGAAGAAGCAGAAGAATTTGGGAACAGAATCGATTATCAGGATAAATTTATGGTTGCAGCAGAACCTTTTTTCCTTTGGGTGATTGAAGGTGACGACCAGCTGAAAGCGAAATTACCTTTCGACAAAATCAATCTCGATGTGAAAATCGTGAAGGATATGCAGCCTTACCGAAACAGAAAAGTGAGAATTTTAAACGGAGTTCACACGGCGATGGTTCCATTTTCATTGATGTATGGAAATGAATTGGTTCAGGAAACAGTAGAAAATCCTTTCACAATGAATTATGTTTCAGAGATTGCATTCAATGAAATTGTTCCAACTTTGGATATGGATAAAAAAGAGTTAAAGGACTTCACTGAAGAAGTTCTTGACCGTTTCAGAAATCCGTTTATCCGTCACCAACTTTCAGATATCGCCTTGAATTCAGTTTCTAAATTTAAAGTCCGGGTTTTGCCAACAATTTTGGAATATTTCGAACAAAACGGAAAACTTCCTTATCATTTGGTTTTCGGATTTGCGTGTTTGATTCGTTTTTATGGAAAAGAATGGAACGGGAAATCCCTTCCTGTAAAAGATTCCGCAGATGTTGTACAAAAGATGAACAAAGCGTGGTCGAACCCTTCTTTGGAACAAACCGTTGAAGAAGTTTTGGGCAATGAAGAATTTTGGGGTGAAAACCTTAACAGCGTAAATGGTTTGAATGAGGCAATCACTTTTGCCATTAAAAATATTGATGAAAAAGGTATCGAAAAAGGATATCAGGATTACATCAAACATTTTTCTTAA
- a CDS encoding MFS transporter produces MNQGTNTKATNFRWSICVMLFFATTINYLDRQVLSLTWKDYMQPEFHWDNNDYGNITALFSIFYAVSMLFAGKFIDWMDTKKGFLWAIFIWSLGAVIHAFCGIATSGILTGNWFVGFEGAKEHIATVNNVGLVISTSVTLFIFARLILAIGEAGNFPAAIKATAEYFPKKDRAFATSIFNAGATVGALAAPISIPFIAKAYGWEMAFIIIGALGFVWMGFWIFYYKKPHLHPKVNTTELAYINQDIEDTPAINVEGEDTGKKFTLAESFKYRQTWAFAFGKFMTDGVWWFYLFWTPAYLSSVYGMDSTQAALPLFVLYVITLLSIIGGWLPRVFVEKFGMNPYSGRMRAMLIFAFFPLLALLAQPGGNISYWIPVIIIGIAGAAHQAWSANIFSTVGDMFPKKAIATITGIGGMAGGIGSFLINKGSGKLFDFAHKNWTTVDGVPFLQKYPQFNTERIPDGFFTKLKESGAVISDGINTGYMIIFSICAVAYLIAWFVMKTLVPKYKIIQE; encoded by the coding sequence ATGAATCAGGGAACCAATACAAAAGCAACAAACTTCAGGTGGTCCATCTGTGTGATGCTGTTTTTTGCTACGACCATTAATTATTTGGACAGGCAAGTACTTTCTTTAACTTGGAAAGATTATATGCAGCCAGAATTCCATTGGGACAATAATGATTATGGAAATATTACGGCATTGTTCTCGATTTTCTATGCGGTGAGTATGCTTTTCGCAGGAAAATTCATTGATTGGATGGATACCAAAAAAGGTTTTCTTTGGGCGATTTTCATTTGGTCGCTTGGTGCGGTAATCCACGCTTTTTGTGGAATTGCAACTTCGGGAATTCTTACAGGAAATTGGTTCGTAGGTTTTGAGGGAGCAAAAGAACACATTGCAACGGTAAATAACGTAGGTCTTGTTATCAGTACGAGTGTTACGCTTTTCATTTTTGCGAGATTGATTCTTGCCATCGGTGAAGCGGGAAATTTTCCTGCAGCAATCAAGGCTACAGCGGAATATTTCCCAAAAAAAGACAGAGCATTTGCAACAAGTATTTTCAATGCAGGTGCAACAGTTGGAGCATTAGCTGCACCGATTTCCATTCCGTTTATCGCAAAAGCGTATGGTTGGGAAATGGCGTTCATCATTATTGGTGCGCTTGGTTTTGTTTGGATGGGATTTTGGATTTTTTACTATAAAAAACCACACCTTCATCCAAAAGTTAATACAACGGAACTTGCCTATATCAATCAAGATATCGAAGATACACCAGCAATTAATGTGGAAGGAGAAGATACAGGCAAGAAATTCACATTGGCAGAAAGTTTCAAATACAGACAAACTTGGGCATTTGCATTCGGAAAATTTATGACCGATGGCGTTTGGTGGTTCTACCTTTTTTGGACTCCGGCTTATTTAAGTTCGGTTTACGGAATGGACAGTACGCAAGCTGCTTTACCGCTTTTCGTGTTGTATGTCATCACTTTATTGTCGATTATCGGAGGTTGGCTACCAAGGGTTTTTGTGGAGAAATTTGGGATGAATCCTTACTCAGGAAGAATGCGCGCAATGTTGATTTTCGCATTTTTCCCATTGCTTGCATTACTTGCACAGCCAGGAGGAAACATCAGTTATTGGATTCCCGTAATCATCATCGGTATTGCAGGAGCGGCGCATCAAGCGTGGTCTGCCAATATTTTCTCAACCGTGGGAGATATGTTCCCGAAAAAAGCCATCGCAACCATCACAGGAATCGGTGGAATGGCGGGAGGAATTGGTTCTTTTTTAATTAATAAAGGTTCAGGAAAACTGTTCGATTTCGCCCATAAAAATTGGACCACTGTTGATGGAGTTCCTTTCCTACAGAAATATCCACAATTCAACACCGAAAGAATTCCTGATGGTTTCTTCACAAAACTGAAAGAATCGGGTGCGGTAATTTCAGACGGAATCAACACGGGTTATATGATTATCTTCTCAATTTGTGCGGTGGCTTACTTAATTGCGTGGTTCGTGATGAAAACTTTAGTTCCGAAATATAAAATAATTCAAGAATAA